A genome region from Pseudomonadota bacterium includes the following:
- a CDS encoding cobalamin-dependent protein (Presence of a B(12) (cobalamin)-binding domain implies dependence on cobalamin itself, in one of its several forms, or in some unusual lineages, dependence on a cobalamin-like analog.), translated as MDSIEIVKEILKGLSDAVIAFDEEKTVELAMTALKKGIDPNDAILKGLAVGMDEVGKLYEKQEYFVPELLLCADAMNAAVDVLKPHIKLGTQAKPYSVVIGTVEGDIHEIGKNLVIIMYEAAGWTVYNLGADVKIPLFLDEQKRTGADVVAISCLMTTSMLAIPEVIKPIKEYDPGITVMVGGAPLSREMAMAYGADGFALNCGTVVKETLKALNREKGRPE; from the coding sequence ATGGATTCAATCGAAATAGTAAAAGAGATACTGAAGGGACTATCCGATGCGGTAATCGCCTTTGATGAGGAAAAGACAGTTGAACTGGCTATGACGGCACTCAAAAAGGGTATTGATCCGAATGATGCTATACTGAAAGGTCTTGCCGTAGGAATGGATGAGGTGGGAAAACTTTACGAGAAACAGGAATATTTTGTGCCTGAGTTGCTCCTCTGCGCAGATGCGATGAATGCGGCCGTCGATGTGCTCAAGCCTCACATTAAACTCGGAACACAGGCAAAGCCCTATAGCGTTGTCATAGGTACTGTTGAGGGGGATATCCACGAGATTGGCAAAAACCTCGTGATAATCATGTATGAGGCCGCAGGGTGGACTGTTTACAACCTGGGCGCTGATGTAAAGATACCCCTATTTCTGGACGAGCAAAAAAGAACAGGCGCTGACGTTGTGGCGATCTCCTGTTTGATGACGACGAGCATGCTGGCCATCCCCGAGGTCATAAAACCCATTAAGGAGTATGATCCTGGGATAACCGTGATGGTCGGAGGAGCACCGCTGAGCCGAGAGATGGCGATGGCCTACGGGGCCGACGGATTTGCCCTTAACTGCGGGACGGTGGTGAAAGAAACGCTCAAAGCTCTTAATAGGGAGAAAGGCAGGCCTGAATGA
- a CDS encoding uroporphyrinogen decarboxylase family protein, which translates to MNENWNLRPDRMTPAERMKALLSGKPIDRVGFYPFTRGFCAINTGMTMETFYSEPASSFEAQQWIQKMYNHDEALKFGGACYGAWEFGGDIKIPKSEWQQAISVERHPVQSEEDVEKLELPDVTVAGSIPRTMEFSKLQRAASLACSISVGSPLMIAGNICGVEKLMRWMLKKPVLAHRVLRLATDFGVAVAKYWLDTFGADNVDIRDSAPTDSNQVISPKHFRDFSFPYLLELHEKVLALGAKYIYSHICGEQNLNLLFWRELPFGDPGIAGFGHEVDLTKAIEMLGDKCIVVGNVEPRILQTGNPQEVYQQSRECIEKGKHAPRGFILGTGCELPPRSPAANLFAMKKAINDFGWYE; encoded by the coding sequence ATGAACGAGAATTGGAATTTGAGGCCGGACAGAATGACGCCGGCGGAGAGGATGAAGGCTCTCCTTTCGGGAAAACCAATTGACCGGGTAGGTTTTTACCCCTTTACACGGGGTTTTTGCGCTATAAACACAGGTATGACGATGGAGACCTTTTATTCGGAACCTGCAAGCAGTTTTGAAGCACAGCAATGGATCCAAAAGATGTATAATCACGATGAAGCCCTCAAGTTTGGCGGTGCCTGCTATGGCGCCTGGGAATTTGGCGGGGATATTAAAATACCCAAGTCCGAGTGGCAGCAGGCCATTTCGGTGGAGCGCCATCCTGTCCAATCGGAGGAAGACGTGGAGAAATTGGAGTTACCTGATGTGACCGTTGCAGGCTCAATTCCGAGGACCATGGAGTTCAGCAAACTGCAGCGTGCAGCCAGTCTTGCCTGCTCAATTTCAGTGGGCAGTCCCTTGATGATCGCAGGGAACATCTGTGGAGTTGAGAAGTTGATGCGGTGGATGCTGAAAAAACCGGTTCTGGCGCATAGAGTACTCCGGCTGGCTACGGATTTCGGAGTAGCGGTAGCAAAGTACTGGTTGGATACCTTTGGCGCTGATAATGTGGATATCCGCGATTCGGCGCCCACAGATTCGAACCAGGTCATATCGCCGAAACATTTCAGAGACTTCTCGTTTCCGTATCTCCTGGAGCTTCACGAGAAGGTGCTGGCCCTGGGTGCAAAATACATCTACAGTCACATCTGTGGAGAGCAGAATCTGAACCTGTTGTTCTGGCGTGAGCTGCCCTTTGGAGATCCGGGAATAGCCGGCTTTGGTCATGAAGTGGACCTGACGAAGGCAATAGAGATGCTGGGGGACAAATGCATCGTAGTCGGCAACGTTGAGCCCCGAATTCTTCAGACGGGAAACCCGCAGGAAGTGTACCAGCAGTCACGGGAGTGTATCGAGAAGGGCAAGCACGCACCCAGGGGTTTCATTCTGGGCACTGGATGTGAACTGCCGCCCAGGTCGCCTGCTGCAAACCTCTTTGCAATGAAAAAGGCTATCAATGATTTTGGTTGGTATGAATAG
- a CDS encoding uroporphyrinogen decarboxylase family protein: MNNRAMRLLKGEPIDRTPLFPFILGFCAKNAGYPIAAIYSDPQKSFELQLWTHEQYGFDWGPIYGYASYGTWEFGGEIKMPATAYEQAPFHTRFPVETEQDIQKLNLPDPGAAGCLPLAMEFSRLQDKHGKPVSVVCGGNFTIAGNVCSVETLCRWMLKKPDLVHRIMRLTTDHIVDIVRYWSDVFGSERVIPQMWEPLTANIIISPKQFEKFVLPYIKESNEKILSLGVKHILYHICGDQNKNLPYWSQIPMGDPGLCSFGVEVDLLTAIEHLGSRNVIIGNIDPKVYLSETPEQIYRLCREAIEKGKSAPRGFMLSSGCEIPPEAPPYLVYQMHKAIMDSATGC; the protein is encoded by the coding sequence ATGAATAACCGAGCCATGAGATTACTTAAGGGTGAACCAATTGACCGGACCCCGCTTTTCCCATTCATTCTGGGATTCTGCGCAAAAAACGCAGGATACCCTATTGCCGCCATTTACAGCGACCCTCAAAAGAGCTTTGAACTCCAACTGTGGACGCACGAACAGTATGGTTTCGACTGGGGCCCTATATATGGCTATGCCTCATACGGCACCTGGGAGTTTGGCGGTGAGATTAAAATGCCTGCCACTGCCTATGAACAGGCGCCGTTCCACACGAGATTTCCGGTCGAGACAGAACAGGATATTCAAAAACTGAACTTGCCTGATCCAGGGGCGGCAGGGTGCCTTCCACTTGCTATGGAGTTTTCACGGTTGCAAGATAAACATGGAAAGCCTGTTTCTGTTGTATGTGGCGGCAACTTTACCATTGCAGGAAATGTTTGTTCCGTTGAAACACTCTGCCGGTGGATGCTGAAAAAACCGGATCTTGTGCATAGAATCATGCGTCTTACCACAGACCATATCGTTGACATTGTTCGATACTGGTCGGACGTTTTTGGCAGCGAGCGTGTGATTCCGCAGATGTGGGAGCCTCTGACAGCCAACATCATTATCTCGCCAAAACAATTTGAGAAGTTCGTTCTCCCTTATATCAAAGAATCGAATGAAAAGATATTGTCACTGGGGGTAAAGCACATTCTCTACCACATCTGCGGAGATCAGAACAAAAACCTGCCTTACTGGAGCCAGATTCCCATGGGCGATCCGGGGCTTTGCAGCTTTGGAGTCGAGGTTGACCTTCTTACGGCAATCGAACACCTTGGTTCCCGGAATGTTATCATCGGCAACATAGACCCAAAGGTGTACCTGAGTGAAACACCGGAACAGATATACCGCCTTTGCAGGGAGGCTATAGAGAAGGGAAAATCTGCTCCCCGGGGTTTCATGCTGTCGTCGGGATGCGAGATTCCACCGGAGGCCCCACCCTACCTCGTTTACCAGATGCACAAGGCCATCATGGATTCGGCAACCGGTTGTTGA
- the gspG gene encoding type II secretion system major pseudopilin GspG, whose amino-acid sequence MNYKGFTLIELMIVIVIIGILATLLIPRIMDRPEEARRIKAKIDIRTIESALKLYKLDNGIYPTTEQGLQALIRKPDSRPMPKKWKEGGYLESINVPNDPWSNPYYYTSPASDGKDYEIISYGSDGEPGGTGKNADISSKDIEKD is encoded by the coding sequence TTGAATTATAAGGGTTTTACATTGATTGAATTAATGATCGTTATCGTCATTATCGGTATACTTGCCACCCTGCTTATTCCGAGGATTATGGACAGGCCGGAAGAAGCCCGCAGAATCAAGGCAAAAATAGATATCAGGACAATAGAAAGCGCCCTCAAACTATATAAACTTGACAACGGCATTTATCCCACAACAGAACAGGGGCTCCAGGCCTTGATCAGGAAGCCTGATAGCCGGCCAATGCCAAAAAAATGGAAAGAAGGAGGGTACCTGGAAAGTATTAACGTGCCAAACGATCCATGGAGTAATCCCTATTACTACACCTCTCCTGCTTCCGATGGCAAGGATTACGAAATTATCAGTTATGGATCAGACGGAGAGCCGGGTGGAACAGGAAAAAATGCTGATATTTCAAGTAAGGACATTGAGAAAGATTAA
- a CDS encoding acyl-CoA dehydrogenase family protein has product MYLKDLLTEEQNDIRQMIRKFVDREIMPIREKIEEEHDLVESVLQKLVDLGIQRIAYPEEYGGGGTHSTTTICIIREELARGDAGISLSAVINGGSILKPAMAAGNKAVLDRFVPAFCGSKLNYACLSMTDSTGGADTENPLLRSKYVTTRARLEGDEWVINGNKSWPTHAGISSVYLTVCTTDPNLGDEGIALIYVPGDTKGLSFGKPEKKMGFKTSVNGSIFYDNVKVPKEFRLSGPGDDGRFYHATMASSQLSSATMSLGIAQAAFDIALDYTKDRTSGGKPVREWSMAAGILADMAIRVETTRALVYNFAWMSDHRDKYGPSFTNEMISKAGIVRIYAADAAVWVADMAMQLMGSNGLSPEYHLEKYLRDAKITQLWLGGQQISRYRVVRGYYDYTVE; this is encoded by the coding sequence ATGTATCTCAAGGACCTGCTCACAGAAGAACAAAACGATATTCGTCAAATGATCAGGAAATTTGTTGACAGGGAAATCATGCCAATTCGGGAAAAGATCGAGGAGGAGCACGATCTGGTTGAATCAGTGCTTCAAAAGCTTGTTGATTTAGGTATTCAGCGAATCGCTTACCCGGAAGAATATGGCGGAGGAGGCACCCATTCGACCACTACCATATGCATAATCCGCGAAGAGTTGGCGCGAGGAGATGCAGGCATCAGCCTCAGCGCCGTTATAAATGGAGGAAGTATTTTAAAACCTGCTATGGCAGCAGGCAATAAAGCCGTCCTGGACAGGTTCGTTCCTGCCTTTTGCGGAAGCAAGCTGAACTATGCCTGCCTGTCAATGACGGATTCCACGGGTGGTGCCGATACAGAGAACCCCCTTTTAAGAAGCAAGTACGTTACTACAAGGGCCCGGCTGGAAGGTGATGAGTGGGTCATCAACGGAAACAAATCCTGGCCTACTCATGCCGGTATTTCAAGCGTATACCTTACCGTCTGTACCACAGACCCGAATCTCGGGGATGAGGGCATTGCACTCATCTATGTGCCGGGTGATACCAAAGGACTTTCTTTCGGGAAACCGGAAAAAAAGATGGGATTCAAAACATCCGTCAATGGGAGCATATTCTACGACAATGTCAAGGTACCGAAGGAATTTAGGCTCTCCGGCCCTGGTGATGATGGGCGCTTTTACCATGCCACCATGGCAAGTTCGCAGTTGAGTTCCGCCACAATGTCCCTTGGTATTGCTCAGGCGGCCTTTGACATTGCCCTTGATTATACAAAGGACCGGACGAGCGGCGGCAAGCCGGTGCGGGAATGGAGCATGGCAGCAGGCATCCTGGCAGACATGGCAATCCGGGTTGAAACAACAAGGGCTCTGGTCTATAACTTTGCGTGGATGTCCGATCATCGGGATAAATACGGGCCTTCTTTTACAAACGAAATGATCTCGAAGGCAGGCATCGTGAGGATATATGCGGCCGATGCGGCCGTGTGGGTTGCGGACATGGCCATGCAGCTTATGGGTTCCAACGGCCTGTCTCCTGAATATCACCTCGAGAAATACCTGCGGGATGCGAAAATTACACAGTTATGGCTCGGTGGTCAACAGATTTCCCGTTATCGTGTCGTCCGTGGATATTACGATTATACCGTAGAGTAG
- a CDS encoding type II secretion system protein, translating to MLIFQVRTLRKINGFTLLEVILAFLLISILLTFASVRWDFFTAKNRETFLEKLSIEISLLRENAISDFEPKAIQFDITNNVLSIGYVDVIKGFVSSRDIKIPEAYLLKDVIINGMKISMGKTVMRFYPTGLVDRLIMHLEGEKEGFYSVTINPLTAKMSEEHGYLEEIIIPKRDNPT from the coding sequence ATGCTGATATTTCAAGTAAGGACATTGAGAAAGATTAACGGGTTTACTTTACTCGAAGTCATTCTTGCATTCCTATTAATATCTATCCTGCTCACTTTTGCATCAGTGAGGTGGGATTTTTTTACAGCAAAAAACAGGGAGACATTTTTAGAAAAGCTTTCCATAGAGATTTCGCTGCTTCGTGAGAACGCCATCTCGGATTTTGAACCAAAAGCAATCCAGTTTGATATTACGAATAATGTTTTAAGCATAGGCTATGTGGATGTGATTAAAGGGTTTGTATCATCAAGGGATATAAAAATTCCCGAAGCATATCTCCTGAAGGATGTCATAATAAATGGAATGAAAATATCAATGGGAAAAACGGTTATGAGGTTTTACCCTACAGGGCTTGTTGACCGCCTGATTATGCACCTTGAGGGAGAAAAGGAAGGTTTTTATTCAGTAACAATTAACCCGTTGACGGCAAAAATGAGCGAAGAGCATGGATATCTGGAAGAAATTATCATCCCAAAAAGGGATAACCCTACTTGA
- a CDS encoding prepilin-type N-terminal cleavage/methylation domain-containing protein produces MDIWKKLSSQKGITLLEVMVSVAIASIALVSLVSLVLTSLGMEEYARKVTEATMIADNRMKDIERKELPEPGQIEGLIDEKDPSGFFINQKISETLLNDVRLVEVEVFWDKKKHSVRLISYKLKK; encoded by the coding sequence ATGGATATCTGGAAGAAATTATCATCCCAAAAAGGGATAACCCTACTTGAAGTAATGGTATCGGTGGCAATCGCATCGATTGCCCTGGTCTCTCTTGTTTCACTGGTGCTGACCTCATTAGGAATGGAGGAATATGCAAGAAAGGTGACTGAGGCAACCATGATTGCCGATAACAGAATGAAAGACATTGAAAGAAAAGAACTCCCTGAGCCCGGTCAAATCGAAGGATTGATAGATGAGAAGGATCCTTCGGGCTTCTTTATTAATCAAAAAATCAGTGAAACCCTTTTAAATGATGTGCGGCTTGTAGAAGTCGAAGTGTTCTGGGATAAGAAGAAACACTCTGTGAGGCTGATTTCATATAAACTGAAAAAATGA